A DNA window from Sphingomonas profundi contains the following coding sequences:
- the queC gene encoding 7-cyano-7-deazaguanine synthase QueC: protein MQISARETAPGAVVLLSGGLDSMVAGGLARERGFAIEALTINYNQRHLVELAAARRIATMLGARRHVLMPLDLTLFGGSALTANIAVPKDGVGPGIPSTYVPARNTIFLSLALGFAEACGARDIFLGVNALDYSGYPDCRPEFIAAFQTLADLATKTGVEGDRVRIHAPLQAMSKADIAIEADRLGLDAGLSWSCYDPAPGALHCGLCDSCRLRAKGYAEAGLPDPTRYAASA, encoded by the coding sequence ATGCAGATATCGGCAAGGGAAACGGCGCCCGGCGCGGTCGTGCTGCTGTCCGGCGGCCTCGATTCGATGGTGGCGGGCGGCCTGGCACGCGAGCGCGGCTTCGCGATCGAGGCGCTGACGATCAACTACAACCAGCGCCATCTGGTGGAACTGGCGGCGGCCCGGCGGATCGCGACGATGCTCGGCGCGCGGCGGCATGTGCTGATGCCGCTGGACCTGACGCTGTTCGGCGGATCGGCGCTGACGGCCAACATCGCCGTGCCGAAGGACGGCGTCGGGCCGGGCATCCCCAGCACCTACGTGCCGGCGCGCAACACCATCTTCCTCTCGCTGGCGCTCGGCTTCGCCGAGGCGTGCGGCGCGCGGGACATCTTCCTCGGCGTGAACGCGCTCGATTATTCCGGCTATCCCGATTGCCGGCCGGAGTTCATCGCCGCCTTCCAGACGCTCGCCGATCTCGCCACCAAGACCGGGGTGGAAGGCGATCGGGTGCGGATCCACGCGCCGCTGCAGGCTATGTCCAAGGCCGATATCGCGATCGAGGCGGATCGGCTGGGGCTGGACGCGGGGCTCAGCTGGTCCTGCTACGATCCCGCGCCGGGGGCGCTGCACTGCGGCCTGTGCGACAGCTGCCGGCTGCGCGCCAAGGGCTATGCCGAGGCCGGTCTGCCCGATCCCACCCGCTACGCGGCGAGCGCCTGA
- a CDS encoding DUF3617 domain-containing protein: MSIVRALTRAAPAFILAAGLSAAAPAAAQPVLNALAPIAPGQWLLRIAGERPRAMCVTNPEALIQIRHRASACSRLVIADEKASATVHYSCPSAGWGRTTLRVATANAVRISTQGIADNAPFAFEADARRTGDCPARSASR; the protein is encoded by the coding sequence ATGTCGATCGTCCGCGCGCTCACTCGCGCCGCCCCCGCCTTCATCCTGGCCGCCGGCCTCTCGGCCGCCGCCCCCGCCGCCGCCCAGCCGGTGCTGAACGCGCTCGCGCCGATCGCGCCCGGCCAGTGGCTGCTGCGCATCGCCGGCGAGCGGCCGCGCGCGATGTGCGTGACCAATCCCGAGGCGCTGATCCAGATCCGCCATCGCGCCAGCGCGTGCAGCCGGCTGGTGATCGCCGACGAGAAGGCGAGCGCCACCGTCCACTATAGCTGCCCGAGCGCCGGCTGGGGGCGCACGACCCTGCGCGTCGCGACCGCCAATGCCGTCCGCATCTCGACCCAAGGCATCGCCGACAACGCGCCCTTCGCCTTCGAAGCGGATGCGCGGCGGACGGGTGACTGCCCGGCCCGCAGCGCCAGCCGCTGA
- a CDS encoding Hsp33 family molecular chaperone HslO, whose protein sequence is MGFTIPARHARGRIVRLGPALDAILASHAYPPRIARLLAEALTLTALLGSTLKHKEGQLTLQAQTEGGAVDLLVCDYRGGEMRGYVRHDPDRLAEAPVEPSLFGLFGKGYLAITFDQAVTGERYQGIVPLEGGSLAEAAESYFSQSEQIPSLVRLATVFRGDAGHIAGGIMLQHLPEGEEGRERLHTRLDHPEWEHVRALATTISPAELTDETLSPEAIAWRLFNEEAEVRVLETTAISRGCRCNPQHTRDVIARFPAEEQAAMADEHGLIHVDCEFCSRRFSIALADLAA, encoded by the coding sequence ATGGGTTTCACGATCCCGGCGCGGCATGCGCGCGGGCGCATCGTGCGGCTCGGCCCGGCGCTGGACGCCATCCTCGCCAGCCACGCCTATCCGCCAAGGATCGCGCGTCTGCTGGCCGAGGCGCTGACCCTGACGGCGCTGCTGGGCTCCACCCTGAAGCACAAGGAGGGGCAGCTGACCCTGCAGGCGCAGACGGAGGGCGGCGCGGTGGACCTGCTGGTGTGCGACTATCGCGGCGGCGAGATGCGCGGCTATGTGCGGCACGATCCCGACCGGCTGGCCGAGGCGCCGGTCGAGCCATCCCTGTTCGGGCTGTTCGGCAAGGGGTATCTGGCGATCACCTTCGACCAGGCGGTGACGGGCGAACGTTATCAGGGCATCGTGCCGCTGGAAGGCGGTTCGCTGGCCGAGGCGGCCGAGAGCTATTTCAGCCAGTCGGAGCAGATCCCCAGCCTGGTGCGGCTGGCGACGGTGTTCCGCGGCGATGCCGGCCACATCGCCGGCGGCATCATGCTGCAGCACCTGCCGGAGGGCGAGGAGGGGCGCGAGCGGCTGCACACCCGGCTCGACCATCCGGAGTGGGAGCATGTGCGCGCGCTGGCGACGACGATCAGCCCCGCGGAGCTGACCGACGAGACGCTCTCGCCCGAGGCGATCGCCTGGCGGCTGTTCAACGAGGAGGCCGAGGTGCGCGTGCTGGAGACCACCGCGATCTCGCGCGGGTGCCGCTGCAATCCGCAGCACACGCGCGATGTGATCGCGCGCTTCCCGGCCGAGGAGCAGGCGGCGATGGCCGACGAGCACGGGCTGATCCATGTCGATTGCGAATTCTGTTCGCGCCGCTTCTCGATCGCGCTCGCCGATCTTGCCGCCTGA